In Phormidium yuhuli AB48, one genomic interval encodes:
- a CDS encoding toxin-antitoxin system HicB family antitoxin encodes MATLTIRLPDEKHSRLKALAQSRGISVNKLMEELSTLALAEFDAQTRFQALVMQGDVARGLEILDRLDTLNE; translated from the coding sequence ATGGCAACTTTAACGATTCGTTTACCCGATGAAAAACATTCTCGCCTGAAAGCACTGGCTCAATCTCGTGGCATCAGTGTAAATAAATTAATGGAAGAACTCTCGACACTGGCACTAGCTGAGTTCGATGCTCAGACCCGCTTTCAAGCCTTGGTAATGCAGGGAGATGTGGCGCGGGGTTTAGAGATTTTAGATCGGTTAGATACTT
- a CDS encoding putative toxin-antitoxin system toxin component, PIN family: MCSKLVIDTNVFVSALISADGVSRAVLRACLQGKYQPLMGTALFLEYESILARSDVMVRCPLPKADVEALLAALMSVSQWVQIYYLWRPNLRDEADNHLIELAIAGNAEAIVTQNVKDFQQHELIFPQLSILSPEVFITE; the protein is encoded by the coding sequence ATGTGTAGCAAACTTGTGATTGACACCAATGTTTTTGTCAGTGCTTTGATTAGTGCCGATGGAGTCAGTCGTGCCGTGCTTCGTGCCTGCTTACAAGGCAAGTATCAACCCCTGATGGGAACGGCTTTGTTTTTGGAGTATGAGTCCATTCTGGCAAGGTCAGACGTCATGGTACGTTGTCCGCTACCGAAAGCAGATGTTGAAGCATTGCTGGCTGCTTTGATGTCCGTGAGTCAATGGGTTCAGATTTATTACTTATGGCGGCCAAACTTGCGGGATGAAGCCGATAATCATTTGATTGAGTTGGCGATCGCAGGCAATGCAGAGGCAATTGTCACCCAGAATGTAAAAGATTTCCAGCAGCACGAACTCATCTTTCCCCAGCTTTCTATTCTTTCCCCTGAAGTATTTATTACGGAGTAA
- a CDS encoding Uma2 family endonuclease → MTPAIKPITDAALMQLSSQNPELRFERNADGTLSTMPPTGKISSNRELKAGAYLFAFVDSNELGEVFSSSGGFILPNGALCSPDVAFIARERLPEGWDTGEDEFCDIVPDFVIEIRSKTDSLTKLQAKMANYIDNGVKLGWLIDRINRRAFVYRADGSITQYPENAMLEGEDVIPGFTIALQKLL, encoded by the coding sequence ATGACCCCAGCCATTAAACCCATTACTGATGCAGCATTAATGCAACTCAGTTCCCAAAATCCCGAACTGAGATTTGAACGCAATGCCGATGGAACTTTAAGCACAATGCCACCAACTGGAAAAATTTCTAGTAATCGAGAACTAAAAGCAGGTGCTTATTTATTCGCCTTTGTTGACTCTAATGAGTTAGGAGAAGTTTTTAGTTCGAGTGGGGGGTTTATACTTCCTAACGGTGCATTATGCTCTCCTGATGTTGCTTTTATTGCCCGAGAACGTTTACCAGAAGGATGGGATACTGGAGAAGACGAATTTTGCGATATAGTCCCTGATTTTGTCATTGAAATTCGTTCTAAGACGGATAGTTTAACTAAGTTACAAGCAAAGATGGCAAACTATATCGACAATGGGGTCAAATTAGGATGGTTAATCGACCGCATCAATCGTCGTGCTTTTGTTTATCGTGCTGATGGTTCGATTACGCAATATCCAGAGAATGCAATGCTAGAAGGAGAAGATGTGATTCCGGGTTTTACCATCGCTTTACAAAAATTGTTGTAG
- a CDS encoding glycoside hydrolase family 10 protein, with translation MVNALLRRLSQLSLPVALFALPLLLPVPVHSQETTVQSRASETEVADPASEVAPPGLVVEAGDAPIDATIALRMQQELMQLLGRVESALVAAQSLGQLGDVALQSLDAELQGVTMSYVDGGTQVEAAKTLLREFPGLVRQGNYGEARSRWLEARSQLWASYPNDRPRNNAPEVRSIWLDRGTIVRAGSKAGLELLFDRFARAGINTVFFETLNAGYTIYPSQVTGQQNPLTEGWDPLQAAIELARERGMELHAWVWAFAVGNEPHNRLLGQSPSFLGPILNENPQWANIDHRGEIRHRGSRKTFLDPANLEARWYLIRIIDEIILNYDVDGVQLDYIRYPFQDPSAERSYGYGEAGRSRFKDMTGVDPTTISPRQVELWQRWTDFRVSQVTEFVGEVHQLLQRRNPELILSAAVFPQSRHDRIHKIQQDWETWIEQGIIDVIVPMTYAADTNRLGRIMTPMLSNLPQGALMVPSVKLHDLEDIVAVDQMQMIRDLPTSGYALFAAERLFDNLKEILQRTQIESVQQPIPFRQPFKAALDRHRALRAEWQWVLGSEQIWIDDDKLALWKEGDQALSEALTELANSPNREQVLIARQRLNNLQDGIPQWLRLHRASNGYQVNTWENRLRAIDELLAYGERRLGN, from the coding sequence ATGGTAAACGCCTTATTGCGGCGACTGTCTCAGCTATCGCTCCCGGTGGCCTTGTTTGCCCTACCGCTGCTACTGCCGGTTCCGGTTCACAGCCAGGAAACAACCGTGCAGAGTCGGGCTTCTGAGACTGAGGTGGCAGACCCCGCTTCAGAAGTGGCGCCCCCTGGCCTGGTGGTGGAAGCGGGAGATGCTCCCATTGATGCCACGATCGCCCTACGGATGCAGCAGGAACTCATGCAACTCCTGGGACGAGTTGAGAGTGCCTTGGTGGCGGCCCAGAGTTTGGGACAGCTGGGGGATGTTGCCCTCCAGAGTTTGGATGCCGAGTTGCAAGGGGTCACCATGAGTTATGTCGATGGCGGGACTCAGGTGGAGGCCGCCAAAACCCTCTTGCGGGAGTTTCCGGGATTAGTGCGACAGGGGAACTATGGGGAGGCACGATCGCGGTGGTTGGAGGCGCGATCGCAACTCTGGGCCAGTTACCCCAACGACCGACCCCGCAATAACGCCCCAGAAGTGCGCTCCATTTGGCTCGATCGCGGCACCATTGTTCGGGCCGGGTCAAAAGCTGGACTGGAACTTCTATTTGACCGTTTTGCCCGCGCCGGTATCAACACAGTCTTTTTTGAAACCCTCAATGCAGGGTATACCATTTATCCCAGCCAAGTGACGGGCCAACAAAACCCCCTCACGGAAGGCTGGGACCCCCTACAAGCCGCCATTGAACTGGCCCGGGAACGGGGGATGGAACTTCATGCTTGGGTGTGGGCCTTCGCCGTGGGCAATGAACCCCACAACCGCCTTCTGGGTCAATCCCCCAGTTTCCTCGGCCCGATTCTCAATGAGAATCCCCAATGGGCGAATATTGACCATCGCGGTGAGATTCGTCATCGAGGGTCCCGAAAAACCTTTCTCGACCCAGCCAACCTCGAAGCCCGTTGGTATCTCATCCGCATCATCGACGAGATTATCCTCAATTATGATGTGGACGGAGTGCAATTAGACTATATCCGCTATCCCTTCCAAGACCCCAGTGCCGAACGCAGTTATGGCTATGGGGAGGCGGGGCGATCGCGCTTTAAGGACATGACTGGGGTTGACCCGACCACCATTTCCCCCCGTCAGGTCGAGTTGTGGCAACGCTGGACGGATTTCCGCGTCAGTCAGGTGACGGAGTTTGTCGGCGAAGTCCATCAACTGCTGCAACGTCGTAACCCGGAGTTGATTCTCTCAGCGGCCGTGTTTCCCCAATCCCGCCACGATCGCATCCATAAAATCCAGCAAGACTGGGAAACCTGGATTGAACAGGGCATCATTGATGTCATCGTCCCCATGACCTACGCAGCGGACACGAACCGCTTAGGACGAATTATGACGCCGATGCTGAGCAATTTGCCCCAAGGGGCCCTGATGGTTCCCTCAGTCAAACTCCATGACTTAGAGGATATCGTTGCCGTTGACCAAATGCAGATGATTCGCGACTTACCCACCAGTGGTTACGCCCTCTTTGCCGCCGAACGCCTGTTTGACAACCTCAAGGAGATTTTGCAGCGTACCCAAATCGAGAGTGTTCAGCAACCCATTCCCTTCCGTCAACCCTTTAAAGCGGCCCTAGACCGTCATCGCGCTTTACGAGCGGAATGGCAATGGGTGTTAGGGTCTGAGCAAATCTGGATTGATGATGATAAACTCGCTCTCTGGAAAGAGGGAGATCAGGCCCTGAGTGAAGCCTTAACGGAACTGGCCAACTCTCCCAATCGCGAGCAAGTTCTCATCGCCCGTCAGCGCCTGAATAATCTACAAGATGGCATTCCTCAATGGTTGAGGCTGCATCGGGCCAGCAACGGCTATCAGGTCAATACCTGGGAAAACCGCTTACGGGCGATCGATGAACTTCTCGCCTATGGAGAACGACGGTTGGGCAACTGA
- a CDS encoding DUF3598 family protein: MNQWQRFLKNLGDWRGSFTQFSPQGTVLTDIPTRVTLEGVENNSLVQQRVFKYPPGEPQPDPIELNYRTLGRNILFFEDGAFSFGSMQFSPVSDFGAEQGFIHNQRRLRLVQLYKNGEFSGGTLIREVLDGVDTPESAPLTVDELLGEWRGTVTTEYPDFRPPESYESHLVISRQGNQLQQSLSTAQWQFSSTGEIEGDRILFNQSSEPRQLLLFPDGASCLCPLTIPRHQPFFLEIGWRREEGVRTRLLRNYDASGQWVSSTQIIEKKLRTDSTL, translated from the coding sequence ATGAATCAATGGCAGCGATTTTTAAAAAACTTAGGCGATTGGCGGGGGTCATTCACCCAGTTTTCCCCTCAAGGAACGGTCTTAACGGACATTCCCACTCGCGTCACTTTAGAGGGAGTTGAAAACAATAGCCTGGTACAACAACGGGTGTTCAAATATCCACCGGGAGAGCCTCAACCAGACCCAATTGAGTTAAACTATCGCACCCTAGGACGTAATATCCTCTTTTTTGAAGATGGGGCCTTTTCCTTTGGTTCCATGCAATTTTCCCCCGTTTCCGACTTCGGTGCCGAACAGGGATTTATCCATAACCAACGGCGGCTGCGACTGGTGCAACTCTATAAAAATGGGGAGTTCAGCGGTGGAACCCTGATTCGTGAAGTTCTCGATGGCGTCGATACTCCAGAATCCGCTCCCTTAACCGTCGATGAACTCCTGGGTGAGTGGCGGGGAACCGTTACGACGGAATATCCTGATTTCCGTCCCCCTGAGTCTTATGAGAGTCATCTTGTTATTAGCCGTCAGGGAAACCAACTTCAGCAATCCCTCAGTACCGCTCAATGGCAATTTTCCTCAACTGGAGAGATTGAGGGCGATCGCATCCTGTTTAATCAAAGCAGCGAACCCCGACAACTTCTACTCTTCCCTGATGGTGCATCCTGTCTCTGTCCTCTCACCATTCCCCGCCACCAGCCTTTTTTTCTAGAAATTGGCTGGCGACGAGAAGAGGGAGTCCGCACTCGGCTATTACGGAATTATGATGCCAGCGGGCAATGGGTCAGTTCAACTCAAATTATTGAAAAAAAATTGAGAACCGACTCAACATTGTGA
- the dcd gene encoding dCTP deaminase encodes MIKNDTWIAQMAGQGMISPFEPQQVRRVGDVPVISYGLSSFGYDIRLSPAEFRIFRHIPGTVVDPKNFNPDNLEPTRLCEDANGSYFILPAHSYGLGVALERLDIPSTITVICIGKSTYARAGIIANLTPAEAAWKGHLTLEFSNSSSADCRLYANEGIVQLLFLEGDPCSVSYQDRQGKYQDQDERVTLARV; translated from the coding sequence GTGATTAAAAACGATACCTGGATCGCCCAAATGGCTGGACAGGGTATGATTTCCCCCTTTGAGCCTCAGCAAGTTCGCCGCGTTGGTGATGTTCCGGTGATTTCCTACGGCTTAAGCAGTTTTGGCTATGATATTCGCCTTTCCCCGGCGGAATTTCGGATTTTTCGACATATCCCGGGAACGGTGGTAGACCCGAAAAACTTTAACCCGGACAACTTGGAACCCACTCGTCTGTGTGAAGATGCCAACGGCTCTTACTTCATTCTTCCGGCCCATTCCTATGGGTTGGGGGTTGCCCTAGAACGCTTGGATATTCCCAGTACCATCACTGTTATTTGTATTGGGAAAAGCACCTATGCTAGGGCAGGTATTATTGCCAATCTAACCCCGGCTGAAGCTGCCTGGAAAGGACATTTAACCTTGGAGTTTTCCAACTCCTCCAGTGCCGATTGTCGTCTCTATGCCAATGAGGGGATTGTGCAACTTCTGTTCTTAGAGGGAGACCCCTGTTCTGTGAGTTATCAAGATCGCCAGGGCAAATATCAAGATCAAGATGAACGGGTGACGTTAGCTCGGGTGTAG
- a CDS encoding adenylate kinase encodes MRLVILGGPGAGKGTQGKLLCDNLGIPWIATGEIFRGAIAADTALGNQAKPYVEQGELVPDTIAIEFIRDRLSQPDAAQGWLLDGYPRTAFQAEELDFLLQDMGQRLDWAIWLDAPVEVLMQRSLERSRDDDAPQIIRRRIDLFHQRTIPITGYYKPQEKLLRVDADRPLEAVQEDLLAQLKAPQP; translated from the coding sequence GTGAGATTGGTCATTCTAGGAGGACCCGGAGCTGGAAAAGGAACCCAAGGCAAGTTACTCTGTGACAACCTGGGCATCCCCTGGATTGCAACGGGGGAGATTTTCCGGGGGGCGATCGCCGCTGACACCGCCTTGGGAAATCAGGCGAAACCCTATGTGGAACAGGGAGAGTTGGTTCCTGACACCATCGCCATTGAGTTTATTCGCGATCGCCTCAGTCAACCGGATGCGGCCCAGGGATGGCTCTTAGATGGCTATCCCCGCACCGCGTTTCAGGCGGAAGAATTGGATTTTCTGCTCCAGGATATGGGACAACGACTCGATTGGGCCATTTGGCTGGATGCACCGGTGGAAGTTTTGATGCAACGCTCCCTAGAGCGATCGCGGGATGATGATGCCCCCCAGATTATCCGACGGCGCATTGATTTATTCCATCAACGCACGATTCCCATCACCGGCTATTACAAACCCCAGGAGAAACTGTTACGGGTGGATGCCGATCGCCCCCTAGAAGCCGTCCAGGAGGACTTACTCGCTCAACTGAAGGCTCCCCAACCCTAG
- the argS gene encoding arginine--tRNA ligase has protein sequence MSSILKQLQQQFSLALVAAFGEEFASTDPLLAPTNNPKFGDYQANLAMSLAKPLKQKPRDIATQLIEALDVSDLCFPPEIAGPGFINLRLKPEFLQSQLQQIQGSDRLGIAPTPHPETVVVDFSSPNIAKEMHVGHLRSTIIGDAIARVLEFQGHDVRRLNHVGDWGTQFGMLIAYLKEVYPNALTQADALDIGDLVSFYKQAKIRFDDDSQFQEQARNNVVKLQSGDAETRQAWKLLCDQSRREFQKIYDRLDVDLNERGESFYNDHLPQVVQDLKDGGLLVEDQGAQCVFLEGYQNKEGKPQPLIIQKSNGGYNYATTDLAALRYRIQEDGATRIIYVVDAGQGTHFAQVFQVAQRAGWLPENVEAVHVPFGLVQGEDGKKLKTRAGETVRLKDLLDEAVNRARMDLQTRIEAEERSETPEFIEQVAEGVGISSVKYADLSQNRTSNYVFSYDKMLSLQGNTAPYLLYAYVRVQGISRKGEIDFEELSNCQLILSQETELALAKHLLSLSEILDEVAQELLPNRLCQYLFELSQKFNQFYDQCPVLQVEEPLRTSRLVLCDLSARTLKLGLSLLGITVLERM, from the coding sequence ATGTCTTCGATTCTCAAACAGCTTCAACAGCAGTTCAGCCTGGCCCTCGTGGCCGCCTTCGGGGAGGAGTTCGCCAGCACGGACCCCCTCTTGGCCCCAACCAATAACCCCAAGTTTGGCGATTATCAAGCCAACTTAGCCATGTCCCTGGCAAAACCCCTGAAGCAGAAACCTCGGGATATCGCCACTCAACTCATTGAGGCCTTGGATGTCTCTGATTTGTGTTTCCCCCCGGAAATTGCCGGGCCGGGGTTTATTAACCTGCGACTGAAACCCGAGTTTCTGCAATCGCAATTGCAACAGATTCAGGGGAGCGATCGCCTGGGAATCGCCCCCACTCCCCATCCAGAAACGGTGGTGGTGGACTTTTCCAGCCCCAATATCGCCAAGGAGATGCACGTAGGCCATCTGCGATCGACCATTATTGGGGATGCGATCGCCCGAGTCTTAGAATTTCAAGGTCATGATGTGCGACGCCTCAACCATGTCGGCGACTGGGGAACCCAGTTTGGGATGTTAATTGCCTATCTCAAAGAAGTCTATCCCAACGCCTTAACTCAAGCCGATGCTTTAGATATTGGCGATTTAGTCAGTTTCTACAAACAAGCCAAAATCCGCTTTGACGACGATTCCCAATTCCAAGAGCAGGCCCGCAACAATGTCGTCAAGCTACAATCCGGGGATGCCGAAACTCGCCAAGCCTGGAAACTCCTCTGTGATCAATCTCGACGAGAATTTCAGAAAATCTACGATCGCCTCGATGTGGACCTCAACGAACGGGGGGAATCCTTCTATAATGACCATCTCCCCCAAGTCGTCCAAGACTTAAAAGACGGTGGCCTCCTCGTCGAAGACCAAGGGGCCCAATGTGTCTTCCTAGAAGGCTACCAGAACAAAGAGGGTAAACCCCAACCCCTGATTATCCAGAAATCCAATGGCGGTTATAACTACGCCACCACCGACTTAGCGGCCCTGCGTTATCGGATTCAGGAAGATGGGGCGACACGGATTATCTATGTGGTGGATGCGGGCCAGGGAACCCACTTCGCCCAAGTCTTCCAAGTGGCCCAACGCGCGGGATGGCTTCCTGAGAACGTAGAGGCGGTTCATGTTCCCTTTGGCTTAGTGCAAGGGGAAGATGGGAAAAAGCTCAAAACTCGCGCTGGGGAAACGGTACGTCTCAAGGATTTATTGGATGAGGCGGTGAACCGGGCCCGAATGGATTTACAAACGCGCATTGAGGCGGAGGAACGCTCAGAAACCCCGGAGTTTATTGAACAGGTGGCTGAGGGGGTGGGGATTAGTTCTGTGAAATATGCGGATTTGAGCCAAAACCGCACCAGTAACTATGTCTTTAGTTACGACAAGATGTTATCCCTGCAAGGCAACACCGCCCCCTATTTGCTCTATGCCTATGTGCGGGTGCAGGGGATTAGCCGTAAGGGAGAGATTGATTTTGAGGAGTTAAGCAATTGTCAATTAATACTCTCGCAGGAGACGGAACTGGCCCTGGCTAAACATCTCTTGAGCTTGTCAGAAATTCTCGATGAGGTGGCTCAGGAGTTACTCCCGAATCGCCTCTGTCAATATCTGTTTGAACTGAGTCAGAAATTTAATCAGTTCTATGACCAATGTCCGGTGTTACAGGTGGAGGAACCATTGCGAACCTCTCGTTTGGTGCTATGTGATTTGAGTGCAAGAACGCTTAAGTTAGGCTTGTCGTTGTTGGGGATTACGGTGTTAGAACGGATGTAA
- the smpB gene encoding SsrA-binding protein SmpB, giving the protein MAKDTSSGYKVIADNRQARYRYSILETYEAGLALQGTEVKSIRQGRVNLRDGYALIRGNEAWLHNVHISPYDIASQYFNHDPLRNRKLLLHRNEIRKLIGKVEQQGLTLVPLKLYLKNGWVKVSIGLAKGKKLHDKRDSLKRKQQDREIARVMKSY; this is encoded by the coding sequence ATGGCAAAAGATACCAGTTCCGGCTATAAAGTTATTGCAGATAACCGACAGGCTCGCTATCGCTATAGCATCCTGGAAACGTACGAAGCCGGGTTAGCCTTACAGGGGACTGAAGTGAAGTCCATCCGTCAAGGCCGGGTGAATCTGCGGGATGGCTATGCTCTAATTCGGGGTAATGAAGCCTGGCTGCATAATGTTCATATCTCCCCCTATGACATTGCTAGTCAGTATTTTAACCATGACCCATTGCGAAACCGGAAGTTACTCCTACATCGCAATGAGATTCGCAAATTGATCGGGAAAGTCGAACAACAAGGACTAACCCTTGTCCCCCTCAAACTCTATCTTAAAAATGGTTGGGTCAAGGTCAGTATTGGCTTAGCCAAAGGGAAGAAACTTCATGATAAGCGGGACAGCCTCAAACGCAAGCAACAAGACCGTGAAATTGCTCGGGTCATGAAATCTTATTAA